In Juglans microcarpa x Juglans regia isolate MS1-56 chromosome 7D, Jm3101_v1.0, whole genome shotgun sequence, the following are encoded in one genomic region:
- the LOC121239483 gene encoding peptidyl-prolyl cis-trans isomerase FKBP15-1 has translation MPKMSLSCALKASPIFILLLISTLVSAKSKDVTELQIGVKHKPDSCDIQARKGDRIKVHYRGTLTDGTVFDSSFERDSPIEFELGTGQVIKGWDQGLLGACVGEKRKLKIPSKLGYGDQGSPPTIPGGATLIFETELVAVNGKTSSEGKTKDAEL, from the exons ATGCCCAAGATGAGTTTGAGCTGTGCGTTGAAGGCCTCCCCAATTTTCATCTTGTTGCTCATTTCCACTTTAG TTTCTGCGAAGTCGAAAGATGTAACTGAATTACAGATCGGTGTGAag CACAAGCCAGATTCTTGTGACATTCAAGCTCGCAAAGGCGATAGAATCAAAGTACACTATCGG GGAACACTCACAGATGGAACTGTTTTTGACTCTAGTTTCGAAAGAGACTCTCCAATTGAGTTTGAGCTTGGAACGGGTCAAGTAATAAAAG gGTGGGACCAAGGATTGCTTGGAGCGTGTGTTGGTGAGAAGCGGAAATTGAAAATACCTTCAAAACTTGGTTATGGGGACCAAGGTTCTCCACCAACCATCCCAG GTGGTGCAACGCTAATATTTGAAACGGAGCTTGTTGCAGTGAATGGGAAAACATCaagtgaaggaaaaacaaaagatgCCGAACTGTAG